A window of the Cytophagaceae bacterium genome harbors these coding sequences:
- a CDS encoding DUF4254 domain-containing protein: protein MKAKNINEIFRSAIADYHLTDHVDASMPQRFENEKFSTLLYLKNWIDTVQWHLEDIIRDPENDPKYLVEIKRRIDASNQHRTDTVEQIDEYLFEQLKETKTDSAAKMNSETPAWLLDRMSILQLKIYHFEDQLKRNDLNDELRKSVSHKLSVLKIQEGDLETCFDELMEDLKSGKKYMKLYKQMKMYNDPNLNPVFYNKK, encoded by the coding sequence ATGAAAGCTAAAAACATAAATGAGATTTTCAGATCAGCCATTGCTGATTACCATCTCACTGACCATGTGGATGCCAGTATGCCACAGAGATTTGAAAATGAGAAATTTTCTACACTTTTATATTTAAAAAATTGGATTGACACAGTTCAATGGCACCTGGAGGACATCATCAGAGATCCCGAAAATGACCCTAAATATCTGGTAGAAATAAAAAGAAGGATTGATGCCTCCAACCAACATCGGACTGACACTGTTGAGCAAATTGATGAATACCTTTTTGAGCAATTGAAAGAAACAAAAACTGATTCTGCCGCAAAAATGAACTCCGAAACGCCAGCCTGGCTATTGGATCGCATGTCGATTTTACAGTTAAAAATCTATCATTTTGAAGATCAGTTAAAAAGAAATGACCTGAATGATGAATTGAGAAAATCAGTTAGTCATAAGCTTTCTGTATTGAAAATTCAGGAAGGCGACCTGGAAACCTGTTTTGATGAATTGATGGAAGATTTGAAATCAGGAAAAAAATACATGAAATTGTACAAACAGATGAAAATGTACAATGACCCCAATCTCAATCCGGTATTTTATAATAAAAAATGA
- a CDS encoding peptidoglycan synthetase, giving the protein MADKLGKIHFIAVGGAVMHNLALALASKGYQVSGSDDEIYEPAKSRLEKAGILPEKFGWFPEKINSDLEAIILGMHARKDNPELLRATELGLKVYSFPEYIYEQSKNKQRIVIAGSHGKTSITSIILHVLAFHKRNFDYLVGAQIEGFDLMVKLTEDAPVIVIEGDEYLSSAIEMKSKFLFYHPHITLISGVAWDHFNVFPTFESYVKAFEDLINGMEKSGVLLYDKTDKVLKEVCEKEHDGILKFPYEKHPYKVVNGRVHLETAGGDVPLFIFGEHNMKNLQGAKIILDQIGITEEMFYEAIKSFKGAAKRLETLGSNNNTIIYRDFAHAPSKVGATTNATKELFDNRRLIACYELHTYSSLNKDFLPQYSQKLDDADVAVVFFSPHTLEMKKMPELSIDDIRKYFGREDLKVFTKQEDLVNFLKGQNWFHSNLLMMSSGTFGGMDLPKFAEEILALPVKEELPEIKNISK; this is encoded by the coding sequence ATGGCAGATAAGCTCGGAAAAATACATTTTATTGCGGTAGGTGGTGCCGTAATGCACAACCTGGCTTTGGCATTGGCCTCAAAAGGCTATCAGGTAAGTGGTTCGGATGATGAAATCTATGAACCTGCAAAATCAAGACTTGAAAAGGCCGGAATTTTGCCAGAAAAGTTTGGTTGGTTTCCTGAGAAAATAAATTCAGATCTGGAAGCCATAATTCTGGGTATGCATGCCAGAAAAGACAATCCGGAGCTTTTAAGAGCCACTGAATTAGGCTTAAAAGTTTATTCTTTTCCTGAATATATTTATGAACAGTCCAAAAATAAACAGAGAATTGTAATAGCCGGTAGCCACGGAAAGACCTCCATTACGAGTATTATTTTGCATGTTTTGGCCTTTCATAAACGTAATTTTGACTATTTGGTCGGAGCTCAGATTGAGGGCTTTGACCTGATGGTAAAGCTGACAGAAGACGCCCCAGTAATTGTAATTGAGGGGGATGAATATCTGTCTTCGGCCATTGAAATGAAATCTAAGTTTTTATTTTATCACCCACATATTACGCTTATTAGTGGCGTTGCATGGGATCATTTCAATGTATTTCCTACTTTTGAAAGTTATGTTAAAGCCTTTGAAGACCTCATCAATGGTATGGAAAAGTCAGGCGTTTTGTTATATGATAAAACTGACAAAGTTTTAAAAGAGGTCTGTGAAAAAGAGCATGATGGTATTTTAAAATTCCCATACGAAAAGCATCCATACAAAGTTGTAAATGGCAGGGTTCATCTGGAAACAGCTGGTGGAGATGTTCCGCTGTTTATTTTCGGAGAACACAATATGAAAAACCTTCAGGGGGCAAAAATCATATTGGATCAAATCGGAATTACAGAAGAGATGTTTTATGAGGCTATTAAGAGTTTTAAAGGTGCGGCCAAACGGTTAGAAACACTGGGTTCAAATAATAATACTATAATTTACCGGGATTTTGCTCATGCTCCAAGTAAAGTTGGTGCCACCACCAATGCCACCAAAGAGCTTTTTGATAACCGAAGGTTGATTGCCTGTTATGAATTGCATACATATTCCAGTCTCAATAAAGACTTTTTACCTCAATATTCTCAAAAATTAGACGATGCCGATGTGGCAGTTGTATTTTTCTCTCCTCATACTTTGGAAATGAAAAAAATGCCGGAATTGTCGATTGATGATATCAGGAAATATTTTGGGAGAGAAGACCTGAAAGTTTTTACAAAACAGGAAGATTTGGTGAATTTCTTAAAAGGACAAAACTGGTTCCACTCCAATCTTTTAATGATGTCTTCTGGTACTTTTGGAGGTATGGATCTTCCTAAATTTGCTGAGGAAATATTGGCTTTGCCTGTAAAAGAAGAATTGCCTGAAATTAAAAATATATCCAAATAA
- the thrA gene encoding bifunctional aspartate kinase/homoserine dehydrogenase I produces the protein MKVLKFGGTSVGSIESIQKVIEIINHNLKNNESIAVVYSAMGGVTNKLIESGQMAAKNDTQYLEILKNIEERHIHAIRALVDVKSQSSIIARIKGLFNELEDLLKGITYLREISNRTLDLLVSFGERLSTQIIAYTLQSQGIDSEYIDAREIIKTNSNYGYAEVDFPKTDALIKSRISENKKVYCVTGFIGSNDEEITTTLGRGGSDYTGSILGAALEASVIEIWTDVNGMMTADPRKVKNAFSIPEISYSEAMELSHFGAKVIYPPSLVPAFQKDIPIKILNTFQPEHIGTTIGRHYVQRNHSITGISSIDDISLVNLQGNGMIGVAGVSAKLFGILAENKISVILISQASSEHSICFAIDPKSSEKVQEILEQGFKTEIHNGDIENINIQQNLSIIAVVGEGMKSTSGTSGKLFSVLGKNGINVVATAQGSSELNISVVIRKKDISKALNAIHETFFEVDGFTLHLFLLGPSGLIGNTLLKQISQQAKYLKSEKNLNLKLTGIANTKKMLLNPNGIKINHWEKSLDTEGEMVNLSEFIADIQAINLANSVFIDCSADKDIVQYYYPLLDSSISVVTPNKVANSGPYSQYQALQNIAKKRNVKFLYETNVGAGLPLINTLQGLINSGDRIHKIEAVLSGTLSYIFNTFSPEKSFVEVVKEAKAKGYTEPDPRDDLNGTDVARKILILARECGFPLEFEEVVINPLLSKEALNAKNVEAFYDQLEKENEQYAQKVNEASKKGEVLRFIAKLENGKASIGLTSVGKSHPFFNLAGSENIVSFTTERYFNNPLVVKGPGAGAEVTAMGVFADIISLSSFLA, from the coding sequence ATGAAAGTCCTGAAATTTGGAGGCACTTCGGTAGGCTCAATAGAAAGTATTCAAAAGGTAATTGAAATCATAAATCATAACCTAAAAAACAATGAATCAATTGCTGTGGTTTATTCGGCAATGGGCGGAGTAACCAATAAATTGATTGAATCCGGCCAAATGGCAGCCAAAAATGATACACAATATTTAGAAATTCTTAAAAATATTGAAGAACGCCATATCCATGCTATCAGGGCATTAGTTGACGTAAAATCTCAATCCTCCATTATTGCCAGAATCAAAGGTTTATTTAATGAACTGGAAGACCTTTTGAAAGGAATCACTTATCTGAGAGAAATCAGTAATCGCACACTCGATCTCCTGGTAAGTTTTGGGGAGAGGCTTTCTACACAGATTATTGCATACACCTTACAGTCGCAAGGTATTGATTCTGAATACATTGACGCAAGAGAGATTATCAAAACCAATAGTAATTATGGTTATGCTGAGGTTGATTTTCCTAAAACTGATGCATTGATTAAATCAAGAATTTCAGAAAATAAAAAAGTATATTGTGTTACCGGTTTTATCGGGTCAAATGACGAAGAAATCACGACTACCCTTGGCCGTGGTGGATCTGATTATACCGGTTCTATTCTGGGAGCTGCTTTGGAAGCATCGGTTATTGAAATTTGGACCGACGTCAACGGCATGATGACCGCTGACCCCAGAAAAGTAAAAAATGCATTTTCTATTCCCGAAATTTCATATTCTGAGGCAATGGAACTGTCGCATTTCGGTGCAAAAGTTATTTACCCGCCCAGTTTGGTACCTGCCTTTCAAAAAGATATTCCAATTAAAATCCTGAATACTTTTCAACCGGAACATATTGGAACAACGATTGGCAGACATTACGTACAAAGAAATCATTCTATCACTGGAATTTCGTCCATTGACGACATCTCATTGGTAAATCTTCAGGGTAATGGTATGATAGGAGTTGCGGGTGTTTCTGCGAAGCTTTTTGGTATTTTGGCTGAAAATAAAATCTCCGTTATTCTGATTTCCCAGGCTTCTTCTGAGCATTCAATATGTTTTGCAATCGATCCAAAATCTTCTGAAAAAGTACAGGAAATACTGGAGCAAGGATTTAAAACTGAAATCCATAATGGTGATATTGAGAATATTAACATCCAGCAAAATCTATCGATAATTGCGGTTGTAGGTGAGGGCATGAAATCCACTTCTGGTACTTCCGGAAAACTGTTTTCTGTTTTAGGTAAAAACGGGATCAACGTTGTGGCCACTGCACAGGGTTCTTCCGAGCTCAACATCTCAGTAGTAATCAGAAAAAAAGATATCAGTAAAGCTCTCAATGCTATTCACGAAACTTTTTTTGAGGTTGACGGATTCACCCTGCATCTGTTTTTACTGGGCCCAAGTGGATTAATTGGAAATACGCTTTTAAAACAGATTTCCCAGCAAGCCAAATATTTGAAATCAGAAAAAAATCTGAATCTAAAACTTACCGGTATTGCCAACACTAAAAAAATGCTTCTAAATCCTAATGGGATAAAAATAAACCATTGGGAAAAAAGTCTGGATACCGAAGGCGAAATGGTAAATTTAAGTGAGTTTATCGCGGATATACAGGCAATCAACCTTGCAAACAGTGTTTTTATCGATTGTAGTGCCGACAAAGACATCGTCCAATATTATTATCCTTTGCTAGACAGCAGCATTTCAGTGGTCACACCCAATAAAGTTGCCAATTCAGGGCCATATTCACAATATCAGGCTTTGCAAAATATTGCAAAAAAACGAAATGTGAAATTTCTTTATGAAACCAACGTAGGTGCAGGTTTGCCTTTGATAAATACTCTTCAGGGACTGATAAACAGTGGTGACAGAATACATAAAATAGAAGCCGTATTGAGTGGCACTCTTTCCTATATTTTCAATACGTTTTCACCCGAAAAAAGTTTTGTTGAGGTAGTGAAAGAAGCAAAAGCTAAAGGTTATACCGAGCCTGACCCACGGGATGACCTCAATGGGACGGATGTTGCCAGAAAAATTCTGATTTTAGCAAGGGAATGTGGCTTTCCGCTTGAATTTGAGGAAGTAGTTATTAATCCTCTTTTGAGTAAGGAAGCCTTGAATGCCAAAAATGTGGAAGCTTTTTATGACCAATTGGAAAAGGAAAATGAACAATACGCCCAAAAAGTAAATGAAGCAAGTAAAAAAGGCGAAGTACTGAGATTTATTGCCAAACTCGAAAATGGCAAAGCGAGTATCGGCCTTACTTCTGTTGGTAAAAGCCATCCATTTTTCAATTTAGCCGGCTCTGAAAATATAGTATCATTTACCACAGAAAGGTATTTCAACAACCCATTGGTCGTAAAAGGCCCGGGTGCAGGAGCAGAAGTAACTGCTATGGGAGTTTTCGCAGATATAATAAGTTTAAGTAGTTTTTTAGCATAA
- a CDS encoding homoserine kinase: MDTIRVFAPATVANVACGFDIFGLAVDNPGDEVIVKKRNDNQIVIQEITGDNGKLTFDPNKNTVTVPIIKYLEHLNKNTGFDVILHKKMPLGSGLGSSSASSVAGVFAVNQLLNQPIPTRELLQFAMEGERIACGSAHADNVAPALMGGFVVIRSYSPLDFFNVSTPEELFVTIVHPDIEVNTKDARYILKNEVSLKKAISQMGNVAGMIAGLISGDYSLISRSMVDLIIEPVRSILIPQFFEVKMAAIEAGALGCSISGAGPSIFAFSKGRETAEKVAIAMAKEFQKVEIKTNVFVSPINTIGPKILD, encoded by the coding sequence GTGGATACAATTAGAGTTTTCGCCCCTGCAACGGTAGCCAATGTGGCTTGTGGATTTGATATTTTTGGCTTGGCGGTAGATAATCCCGGCGATGAAGTCATCGTAAAAAAACGCAATGATAACCAAATCGTGATTCAGGAAATCACGGGTGACAATGGAAAACTCACTTTTGACCCTAATAAAAACACTGTAACTGTACCTATTATCAAGTATCTGGAGCACCTCAACAAAAACACAGGTTTTGATGTGATATTACACAAAAAAATGCCTTTGGGTAGTGGCCTCGGAAGTAGCTCAGCGAGCTCAGTGGCAGGTGTTTTTGCGGTAAACCAACTCCTCAATCAACCTATTCCAACTAGAGAACTGCTTCAGTTTGCGATGGAAGGGGAAAGAATTGCCTGTGGCTCAGCACACGCTGACAACGTGGCTCCTGCCCTGATGGGTGGTTTTGTGGTTATCAGATCATACTCTCCACTTGATTTTTTCAATGTAAGCACACCTGAGGAATTATTTGTCACTATTGTACATCCTGATATTGAAGTCAATACCAAAGATGCCAGATACATCCTCAAAAATGAGGTATCTTTGAAGAAAGCAATTTCGCAAATGGGAAATGTGGCCGGAATGATAGCTGGTTTAATTTCAGGTGATTATAGTTTAATTTCGCGTTCGATGGTTGATCTAATTATTGAACCGGTTCGTTCAATTTTGATCCCTCAATTTTTTGAAGTAAAAATGGCTGCCATTGAAGCAGGGGCACTTGGATGCAGCATTTCGGGTGCTGGCCCATCAATATTTGCTTTTTCAAAAGGCAGAGAAACCGCAGAAAAAGTGGCAATTGCTATGGCTAAAGAATTTCAGAAAGTGGAAATAAAAACCAATGTGTTTGTTTCTCCCATCAACACCATAGGACCAAAGATTTTAGATTAA
- a CDS encoding glycosyltransferase family 9 protein: MKPPKNILVFRFSAMGDVALTLVAFKILLEKYPQTQINLVTRSKFSVFFENQKGISVISVDFENYKGIFGLYNLYKHLKTFSPEIVFDLHQNIRTFFLKVFFRFSGIKSFTMDKGRQEKRALISNKIFKKLPHTVQRYLDTFSKSAHFENLIFDNKKTQVFDFQAKNYPEVNEFLQNFSEKKLIGIAPFAQHKGKIWPIENYRILCENIKSSFPDSEILIFGGGKKENELIDSNLSKSGNNMVGRFSLIEEIYLISNLKLMITGDSSNMHFAAMAGIPVISIWGATHHFAGFGPIFQPEENLVEIPKEELTCRPCSVYGNKPCQRGDYACLNWITPEMVLEKSKKIIELNQNHP, from the coding sequence ATGAAACCGCCTAAAAACATCTTGGTTTTCAGGTTTTCGGCTATGGGCGATGTAGCCTTGACCTTGGTGGCATTTAAAATCTTACTCGAAAAATATCCCCAAACACAAATTAACTTAGTCACAAGATCAAAATTTTCTGTTTTTTTCGAAAATCAAAAAGGTATTTCTGTGATATCGGTTGACTTCGAAAATTATAAGGGAATATTCGGACTTTATAATTTATACAAACATCTAAAAACTTTTAGTCCGGAGATTGTTTTTGATTTACACCAAAATATCCGTACTTTTTTTTTGAAAGTTTTTTTTCGTTTTTCCGGTATAAAATCTTTCACGATGGACAAAGGAAGACAAGAAAAACGTGCTTTAATTTCAAACAAAATATTCAAAAAATTACCACACACAGTTCAAAGATACTTAGATACATTTTCTAAAAGTGCTCATTTTGAAAACTTGATTTTTGATAATAAAAAAACACAAGTATTTGATTTTCAGGCAAAAAACTACCCTGAGGTAAATGAATTCTTACAAAATTTTTCAGAAAAAAAACTAATAGGAATTGCCCCTTTTGCCCAGCACAAGGGAAAAATTTGGCCAATTGAAAACTATCGTATCCTTTGTGAAAATATTAAATCATCTTTTCCTGATTCGGAAATACTAATATTCGGTGGGGGGAAAAAGGAAAATGAACTAATTGATTCAAACTTGTCAAAAAGTGGAAATAATATGGTAGGTAGATTTTCATTAATTGAAGAGATTTACCTTATTTCCAATCTTAAATTGATGATAACAGGCGACAGTTCCAACATGCATTTTGCGGCTATGGCGGGCATTCCTGTAATCAGTATTTGGGGTGCCACACATCATTTCGCAGGATTTGGTCCGATTTTTCAACCAGAAGAAAACTTAGTAGAAATACCCAAAGAAGAACTAACCTGCAGACCTTGCTCAGTATATGGGAACAAGCCCTGCCAAAGAGGCGATTACGCCTGTTTAAATTGGATTACCCCTGAGATGGTTCTTGAAAAATCAAAAAAAATTATTGAATTAAATCAGAATCATCCTTAA
- a CDS encoding arginine decarboxylase produces MKRYIDLIQQTFEFPTREFGVDQSNNLLFNNVPLMDVIKRYGTPLRITYLPKIGEHIEHSKVLFKNAMKKYNYKGSYTYCYCTKSSHFKFILETALKYNIHLETSSAFDMPLLKTLYKEGKVSKDTFIICNGHKMPQYLEYITEFLNDGFTNCTPVLDNLGEIDYYLENVKAENVNLGIRIATDEEPTFSFYTSRLGIRYKDVDDLYNEKIKPNPRFKLKMLHFFINSGIKDTAYYWSELTRFMFKYCELKKICPELDSIDIGGGMPIQTSIVYNFDYQAMVDEIIENIQWICHKNNVPVPNILTEFGSYTVGESGAILYKIIDQKQQNDRELWYMIDGSFITQLPDSWGIGQKYIMLPVNNWDAPYTKVNLGGLTCDSADYYNTESHSEDLYMPMVDDNNTEEEQYIGFFHTGAYQESLGGYGGIQHCLIPAPKHVLIDYDENGNLCTELFAPEQKADTMLKILGYKTERAKPEPLTSSELNH; encoded by the coding sequence ATGAAAAGATACATCGATTTGATTCAACAAACATTTGAATTCCCTACCCGCGAATTCGGTGTTGACCAATCAAACAACTTACTGTTTAATAATGTACCCTTGATGGATGTCATCAAAAGATACGGTACTCCATTGAGAATCACATACTTACCAAAAATTGGTGAACATATTGAGCACTCAAAGGTTCTTTTCAAAAATGCGATGAAAAAATACAATTACAAGGGTAGTTATACTTATTGTTATTGTACCAAATCCTCACATTTCAAGTTTATTTTGGAAACCGCCCTAAAGTACAACATACATTTAGAGACTTCCTCGGCATTTGATATGCCTTTGTTAAAGACCCTTTACAAAGAAGGAAAAGTTTCGAAAGACACCTTTATTATCTGTAACGGGCACAAAATGCCGCAGTATTTGGAATATATCACAGAGTTTTTAAACGACGGATTTACCAATTGTACTCCGGTATTGGACAATCTGGGTGAAATTGACTACTATCTTGAAAATGTAAAAGCTGAAAATGTAAATCTGGGTATAAGAATTGCTACTGATGAAGAGCCCACCTTTTCATTTTATACTTCCAGATTGGGAATCAGATATAAAGATGTTGATGACCTTTACAATGAAAAAATCAAACCAAATCCAAGGTTTAAGCTCAAAATGCTACATTTTTTCATTAATTCTGGAATAAAAGATACCGCATACTATTGGTCGGAGCTTACAAGGTTTATGTTTAAATATTGTGAACTCAAAAAAATATGCCCTGAACTTGACTCCATTGACATCGGTGGCGGTATGCCTATTCAGACTTCGATTGTCTATAATTTTGATTACCAGGCAATGGTAGATGAAATTATTGAAAATATTCAGTGGATTTGCCATAAAAACAATGTACCGGTACCTAACATTCTTACTGAATTTGGAAGCTATACAGTAGGCGAAAGTGGGGCCATTTTGTATAAAATCATCGATCAGAAACAACAAAATGATCGCGAGCTTTGGTATATGATTGACGGCTCGTTTATCACTCAATTGCCTGATTCATGGGGAATTGGCCAAAAATACATCATGCTTCCGGTAAATAATTGGGATGCACCTTATACCAAAGTTAACCTGGGTGGATTGACCTGTGACTCTGCGGATTATTATAACACAGAGTCACATTCTGAAGACCTTTATATGCCAATGGTTGACGACAATAATACGGAAGAGGAGCAATATATTGGTTTCTTCCATACGGGTGCTTATCAGGAGTCTCTGGGTGGCTATGGAGGTATTCAGCATTGTTTGATTCCGGCCCCAAAACATGTTTTGATTGATTATGATGAAAATGGAAATCTTTGTACCGAACTTTTTGCTCCTGAACAAAAAGCTGACACCATGTTGAAAATTCTGGGTTACAAGACTGAAAGAGCAAAACCAGAGCCTCTGACATCTTCAGAGTTGAATCATTAA
- a CDS encoding FdtA/QdtA family cupin domain-containing protein has protein sequence MANIIKLKSVESQDGILSVFEHLMPGHIERVYFIYGVPEFRIRGGHRHHTTWQGLVCLHGSCKVYVQESYHSDETFNLDDPQKCLLLRPNDWHQMYDFSDDCILLVMANKNYDPKDYIDEAYKQEKIITLSDVFNSL, from the coding sequence ATGGCCAACATCATCAAACTTAAGTCTGTAGAAAGTCAGGATGGAATACTCTCGGTGTTTGAGCATTTGATGCCCGGGCATATAGAAAGAGTGTATTTTATTTATGGGGTGCCCGAATTCAGGATTCGTGGCGGTCACAGGCATCATACCACCTGGCAGGGTTTAGTTTGTCTCCACGGCTCATGTAAAGTTTATGTTCAGGAAAGTTATCATTCCGATGAGACCTTTAATTTAGACGATCCACAAAAATGCCTTCTTCTCAGACCAAATGACTGGCATCAAATGTATGACTTCTCAGATGATTGTATTCTTTTAGTTATGGCGAATAAAAATTACGACCCTAAAGATTATATTGATGAAGCCTACAAACAGGAAAAAATCATAACTTTGAGTGACGTTTTTAATTCACTTTAA
- a CDS encoding winged helix-turn-helix transcriptional regulator, with the protein MDKYFKALNDSTRREILEILRLGEMSAGEISERFNMSKPSISHHLDLLRQADLVSSKKKGQFVIYAINLTVFDEINHWFGQFKPEAIEKPRFRIPLGQN; encoded by the coding sequence ATGGATAAATATTTCAAGGCTCTGAATGATTCTACTCGTAGGGAAATACTTGAGATTTTGAGATTGGGAGAAATGTCGGCAGGAGAGATTTCAGAGCGATTTAATATGTCGAAACCCAGCATTTCGCATCATTTGGATCTGTTGAGACAAGCCGACCTGGTTAGTTCAAAAAAGAAAGGACAGTTTGTGATTTATGCGATCAACCTGACTGTTTTTGACGAAATCAATCATTGGTTTGGCCAGTTTAAACCCGAAGCCATTGAAAAACCAAGGTTTAGGATTCCTTTAGGGCAGAATTGA